From the Ctenopharyngodon idella isolate HZGC_01 chromosome 3, HZGC01, whole genome shotgun sequence genome, one window contains:
- the nudt9 gene encoding ADP-ribose pyrophosphatase, mitochondrial codes for MKTVSRNWVASVHIALSLIGLPYPAGTSGICRKNAISSISSRCSSTSVYMSPSAHIKARCPVYTGSDTSRFPVPDDKVDWETDWPQYKPVSYTAPTVLKKPVWADPEIGAFSPQFNSLDGSVDRRSYEGPYRIQNGNPLNPHGRTGLQGRGLLGRWGPNHAADPIVTRWKRDLSGQRVHHINSQLPILQFVSIKRLDCGEWAIPGGMVDPGERISQTLQREFSEEAMNSLQASPSDRENIQKRITELFNSEGLQVYKGYVDDPRNTDNAWMETVAVNFHDESGNSVSELPLQAGDDAGQVSWIDIDSSLALYANHSHFLETVAKKRNAHW; via the exons ATGAAAACAGTTTCCCGTAACTGGGTTGCATCGGTGCATATAGCTCTTAGTCTTATTGGGCTTCCATACCCTGCTGGTACAAGTGGAATCTG CAGGAAGAACGCCATTAGCAGCATTTCCAGTCGCTGTTCATCAACATCTGTCTACATGTCTCCTTCCGCGCACATTAAGGCTCGTTGTCCAGTATATACTGGCTCAGACACCAGCCGCTTTCCTGTCCCAGATGACAAAGTTGACTGGGAGACAGACTGGCCCCAGTACAAGCCTGTTAGCTATACGGCCCCTACTGTGCTGAAAAAGCCTGTTTGGGCTGACCCAGAGATTGG CGCATTTTCCCCACAGTTCAATTCCCTGGATGGATCTGTGGACAGGAGAAGCTACGAGGGCCCATACCGTATCCAGAATGGAAATCCACT TAATCCACATGGAAGAACTGGACTCCAGGGCAGAGGATTACTGGGAAGGTGGGGTCCAAATCACGCTGCTGATCCAATAGTTACCAG GTGGAAAAGAGACTTGTCAGGACAACGTGTCCACCACATTAACTCACAACTACCCATACTGCAATTTGTGTCCATCAAACGGTTGGACTGCGGTGAATGGGCCATCCCAGGG GGTATGGTGGACCCCGGAGAGCGCATTTCTCAAACATTGCAGCGTGAGTTCTCAGAAGAGGCAATGAACTCTCTGCAAGCATCTCCAAGTGACAGGGAAAATATCCAAAAGAGAATCACTGAGCTTTTCAACTCAGAAGGTCTTCAG GTGTATAAGGGTTATGTAGATGATCCAAGAAACACAGATAATGCTTGGATGGAGACAGTTGCAGTCAATTTCCATGATGAATCAG GCAATAGTGTAAGTGAGCTTCCATTGCAAGCAGGCGATGATGCTGGTCAAGTGAGTTGGATTGATATCGACTCCTCCCTGGCCCTTTATGCGAATCACTCGCATTTCCTGGAGACAGTTGCTAAGAAAAGGAATGCCCACTGGTAA
- the ppp4ca gene encoding serine/threonine-protein phosphatase 4 catalytic subunit A, translating to MCVIMGDVIDLDRQIEQLRRCELIKENEVKALCAKAREILVEESNVQRVDSPVTVCGDIHGQFYDLKELFRVGGEVPETNYLFMGDFVDRGFYSVETFLLLLALKVRYPDRITLIRGNHESRQITQVYGFYDECLRKYGSVTVWRYCTEIFDYLSLSAIVDGKIFCVHGGLSPSIQTLDQIRTIDRKQEVPHDGPMCDLLWSDPEDTTGWGVSPRGAGYLFGSDVVAQFNAANDISMICRAHQLVMEGYKWHFNETVLTVWSAPNYCYRCGNVAAILELDEHLQKEFIIFEAAPQETRGLPSKKPVADYFL from the exons atgtgtgtcaTCATGGGCGACGTCATTGACTTGGACAGACAGATCGAGCAACTCAGACGTTGTGAGCTTATCAAGGAAAATGAAGTCAAGGCGCTGTGTGCCAAAGCGAG GGAGATTCTTGTGGAGGAGAGTAATGTTCAGAGGGTAGATTCTCCTGTCACA GTCTGTGGAGATATACATGGgcaattttatgatttaaaggAGCTATTTAGG GTAGGGGGTGAAGTGCCAGAGACAAACTACCTCTTCATGGGAGACTTTGTGGACAGAGGGTTCTATAGCGTGGAGACGTTTCTATTGCTGCtagcattaaag GTGCGATACCCTGACCGAATAACTCTGATCAGAGGGAATCACGAGTCGAGGCAGATCACGCAAGTGTATGGCTTTTATGACGAGTGTCTTAGAAAATATGGCTCTGTTACAGTCTGGAGGTACTGCACAGAGATATTTGACTACCTATCGCTCTCAGCCATTGTTGATGGCAAG ATATTTTGTGTGCATGGTGGGCTTTCTCCATCTATTCAAACTTTGGATCAGATCAGAACTATTGACAGAAAACAGGAAGTTCCTCATGATGGACCCATGTGTGATCTACTGTGGTCTGACCCTGAGG ACACCACAGGGTGGGGTGTGAGTCCAAGAGGAGCTGGATATCTGTTTGGTAGTGATGTGGTGGCGCAGTTTAATGCTGCCAATGATATCAGCATGATCTGCAGAGCTCATCAGCTGGTGATGGAGGGCTACAAGTGGCATTTCAATGAGACCGTGTTAACGGTGTGGTCTGCGCCAAACTACTGTTATAG ATGTGGTaatgtggccgccattttggagcttgatgaGCATCTCCAGAAAGAGTTTATCATATTTGAAGCTGCACCTCAGGAAACCAGAGGCCTCCCCTCTAAGAAACCTGTGGCTGACTACTTCCTTTGA